One window of Tepidanaerobacter acetatoxydans Re1 genomic DNA carries:
- the remA gene encoding extracellular matrix/biofilm regulator RemA — translation MDIKLVNIGFGNIVSANRIIAIVSPESAPIKRIIQEARDRGMLIDATYGRRTRAVIITDSDHVVLSAIQPETVAHRLGSNKNLIEDEVEEEETNFE, via the coding sequence GTGGACATTAAACTTGTTAACATCGGATTTGGGAATATAGTATCGGCTAATAGAATAATAGCCATAGTGAGCCCAGAATCAGCTCCTATAAAACGAATAATACAAGAGGCTCGTGACCGCGGTATGCTTATAGATGCCACGTACGGCCGGAGAACCCGTGCGGTTATAATAACAGACAGTGATCATGTAGTTTTATCTGCTATCCAACCCGAAACCGTAGCTCATAGATTGGGTAGCAATAAAAACTTGATAGAAGATGAAGTTGAAGAAGAAGAAACTAATTTCGAATAG
- a CDS encoding YicC/YloC family endoribonuclease: MIKSMTGYGRGENIGKYHWIVEIRSVNHRFLDIFVRLPKPWLFLEEKIKNYIKGKIVRGRVDVFINLYNENVPVNIKIDKILVNNYYKKLIELKDEIGFEGPISLSLLSLMPNIFNVEEELPTEQELWGTLVPSIDDALENLFKMREKEGENLWKDLYKRLEIIKNRTKSIEELAKVAPAEYRKKLMFNLEQLCSDISLDQQRIEMEVALFAEKACITEEIVRLNSHLDQMKELVNSKEAVGRKMDFIAQEMFREVNTIAAKSLDCSISKEVIDIKSELEKIREQIQNIE; the protein is encoded by the coding sequence ATGATTAAAAGCATGACTGGCTATGGTCGAGGTGAAAATATTGGCAAATATCACTGGATTGTAGAAATTCGTTCAGTGAATCATAGATTTTTAGATATATTTGTCAGACTACCAAAACCTTGGCTTTTTCTGGAGGAGAAGATAAAAAATTATATTAAGGGGAAAATAGTTCGAGGCAGGGTCGATGTATTTATTAACTTGTATAACGAGAACGTTCCGGTGAATATAAAAATTGACAAAATACTTGTTAACAATTACTATAAAAAATTGATAGAGTTAAAAGATGAAATTGGTTTTGAAGGTCCGATTTCATTGTCACTACTTTCTCTGATGCCAAATATTTTTAATGTGGAAGAAGAACTTCCTACAGAACAAGAGCTTTGGGGTACTTTAGTGCCGTCCATAGATGATGCACTGGAAAACTTATTTAAAATGCGGGAAAAGGAAGGTGAAAACCTCTGGAAGGATTTATATAAGAGACTTGAAATTATTAAGAATAGGACAAAATCAATAGAAGAACTGGCAAAAGTCGCTCCTGCCGAATACAGAAAAAAACTTATGTTCAATCTGGAGCAGCTTTGTAGTGACATTTCACTTGATCAGCAAAGGATTGAGATGGAAGTAGCATTATTTGCTGAAAAAGCTTGCATAACCGAGGAAATAGTTCGATTAAATAGTCATCTAGATCAAATGAAAGAGTTGGTAAATTCTAAGGAAGCAGTAGGTAGAAAAATGGATTTTATTGCCCAGGAGATGTTTCGAGAAGTAAATACAATAGCTGCCAAGTCATTGGATTGCAGCATTTCCAAAGAAGTTATTGACATAAAGAGCGAACTTGAGAAAATACGAGAACAAATTCAAAATATCGAGTAA
- a CDS encoding NFACT family protein produces the protein MPFDGIALFGTIYELKEAVTGSRIAKISQPDKNELIFTIRSNRQEYKLLLSADSINCRIHLTDESAKNPPSPPMFCMLMRKYLLGGKIEKISQKGLERIIEIIIQNTDEFMQPAEYKLIIEIMGKHSNIILLDLNTDTIIDSIKRISFEVNRYREILPGKEYTQPPLEQKTDLLSVDDNYIISFIKKASMLKSQKTLSRWLLDNFAGFSGISSQEIALRANINHKTPVFKLRDDEIKGIVKVLVNLQKDLILHRFNPHLYLDRSSGQPIDFWIFPMTVYQEEHALSNLTVNNAIDSFFLRKKELTVLNAAKNQIKSVVLKRMKKLKQNLAYLKERKNKTFDFQKYKLWGEILSANLYHIKPGQNQVKLPNFYNQDEDVIIPLNEKLSPAHNAQIYFNKYKKLQSTKKILEERITGTLKEIEYLDSILVNLDYSQNMADLSEIRQELESQNYIKILKKKQQKNAASEPLRFKSSDGLIIYVGKNNRQNDNLTFKKARPDDLWFHAKDTPGSHVVIESHGNELSETTLVEAAILAAYFSKARNSSNVPVDYTLVRHVKKPSGAKPGFVIYYHQKTIYVTPDANIISKLSF, from the coding sequence ATGCCATTTGATGGAATAGCATTATTCGGAACAATATATGAGTTAAAAGAAGCAGTAACCGGAAGCAGAATAGCTAAAATCTCACAGCCGGATAAAAATGAACTTATTTTTACCATTCGAAGCAATAGACAAGAATATAAACTACTTTTGTCAGCTGATTCTATAAACTGCAGAATACATTTAACCGATGAATCGGCTAAAAATCCACCTTCTCCTCCCATGTTTTGTATGTTAATGAGGAAATATCTTTTAGGAGGTAAAATAGAAAAAATATCCCAAAAAGGTTTAGAGCGTATTATTGAAATAATAATACAAAATACAGATGAATTCATGCAGCCTGCAGAATATAAGCTCATTATTGAAATTATGGGGAAACATAGCAATATTATATTATTGGATTTAAATACTGATACAATTATAGATTCGATAAAGCGGATAAGTTTTGAAGTTAATCGATATAGGGAAATTCTTCCCGGAAAAGAGTACACGCAACCCCCGTTAGAACAAAAAACAGACTTGTTATCAGTCGATGATAACTATATTATTTCTTTCATCAAAAAAGCATCTATGTTGAAAAGTCAAAAAACTTTGAGCAGATGGCTTCTTGATAATTTTGCAGGTTTTTCAGGAATTTCATCTCAAGAGATTGCTTTAAGGGCAAATATAAATCATAAAACCCCTGTTTTTAAGCTTCGTGATGATGAAATAAAAGGCATTGTAAAAGTTCTGGTAAATCTACAGAAAGATTTGATATTGCACCGCTTTAATCCTCATTTGTATTTAGATCGGAGTAGTGGTCAGCCTATAGATTTTTGGATATTTCCTATGACTGTGTATCAAGAAGAGCATGCACTTTCTAATCTTACGGTAAATAATGCCATTGACTCTTTCTTTTTACGAAAAAAAGAGCTTACAGTCTTAAATGCTGCAAAAAATCAGATTAAATCAGTAGTATTAAAGCGCATGAAAAAATTAAAACAAAACTTGGCTTATTTAAAAGAAAGAAAAAATAAGACTTTTGACTTTCAAAAGTATAAATTATGGGGTGAGATTTTATCTGCTAATTTATACCATATAAAACCCGGCCAAAATCAAGTTAAACTGCCTAACTTTTATAACCAGGATGAAGATGTTATAATTCCTCTAAATGAGAAACTATCGCCTGCTCATAATGCTCAAATATATTTTAATAAGTACAAAAAATTGCAATCAACGAAAAAAATTCTTGAAGAAAGAATAACTGGTACGTTAAAGGAAATTGAGTATTTGGACAGTATCCTCGTAAATCTAGATTACAGCCAGAATATGGCAGACTTGTCAGAAATCCGGCAAGAACTAGAATCTCAAAATTATATTAAGATACTTAAGAAAAAACAACAAAAAAATGCGGCATCAGAGCCGTTGCGATTTAAATCTTCAGATGGTCTTATAATTTATGTAGGAAAAAACAATAGGCAAAATGATAATCTGACTTTTAAGAAAGCAAGACCTGATGATTTATGGTTTCATGCTAAAGATACTCCGGGCTCTCATGTAGTTATTGAAAGCCATGGAAATGAACTAAGCGAAACTACTTTAGTGGAAGCTGCTATTTTAGCTGCTTATTTTAGCAAAGCTCGAAACAGCAGCAATGTTCCAGTAGATTATACACTAGTTCGACATGTAAAGAAACCTTCGGGAGCAAAACCTGGTTTTGTCATATACTATCATCAAAAAACTATCTATGTAACACCTGATGCGAATATTATCTCAAAATTATCGTTTTAA
- the pyrR gene encoding bifunctional pyr operon transcriptional regulator/uracil phosphoribosyltransferase PyrR: MEEKARIMDEQAVNRALVRISHEIIEKNKGVENLAIVGIRRRGVPLAKRLADYISSIEGVNVPVGILDITLYRDDLSSLTSQPVVHKTEIPFNITNKDIVLVDDVVYTGRTVRAALDALADLGRAKTIQLAVLIDRGHRELPIRPDFVGKNVPTSREEIVEVRLEEVDGENNVVILKR, from the coding sequence ATGGAAGAAAAGGCACGCATAATGGATGAACAAGCTGTAAATCGTGCTTTAGTTAGAATTAGCCATGAGATTATAGAAAAAAATAAGGGTGTAGAAAATTTGGCAATAGTAGGTATCAGGCGAAGAGGAGTTCCGCTGGCCAAGAGACTGGCAGACTATATTTCTTCCATTGAGGGAGTAAATGTTCCCGTAGGTATTTTGGATATAACTCTTTATCGTGATGATTTATCAAGTTTGACTTCTCAGCCCGTAGTACATAAAACTGAAATACCTTTCAATATAACCAACAAAGATATAGTTTTAGTAGATGATGTAGTTTACACCGGCAGAACTGTAAGAGCTGCTCTTGATGCCTTAGCAGATTTAGGCCGTGCAAAAACAATACAATTAGCTGTACTCATAGACAGAGGTCACCGAGAATTACCGATAAGGCCTGACTTTGTCGGAAAAAATGTTCCCACATCAAGGGAAGAGATAGTAGAAGTTAGATTAGAAGAAGTAGATGGAGAAAACAATGTTGTAATATTAAAACGATAA
- a CDS encoding RluA family pseudouridine synthase, whose translation MDNKYAFTVTRDDEKKRLDIFLADKLQDSRSFLKKGIVEGWIKVNGSIVKPNYRLRQEDQIIVTVPQALQPLIDPEDIPLDIIFEDRDIVVINKPRGMVVYPAPGNYSGTLINALLNHTKDLSARGGTMRPGIVHRLDKDTSGVIVVAKNDTAHINLSKQLKSREVKKVYQTLVWGKVQEDKATINAPIGRHPIKRKEMAVTTKNSKEAITHFKVLERFDEFTFLEVAIETGRTHQIRVHMKFIGHPIVGDPIYSRKKVPFEIKGQALHAYKLGFCHPSNNQYMEFEAPLPDDMSLILNILRNRKVNK comes from the coding sequence TTGGATAATAAATATGCATTTACAGTAACGAGAGATGACGAAAAAAAACGACTAGACATTTTTTTAGCTGATAAACTGCAAGATTCCCGAAGCTTTTTAAAAAAGGGTATAGTTGAAGGTTGGATAAAGGTAAATGGCTCTATTGTAAAACCTAATTATAGGTTAAGGCAAGAAGACCAAATAATTGTTACTGTTCCTCAAGCTTTGCAGCCTTTGATAGACCCAGAGGATATACCATTGGACATTATTTTTGAGGATAGGGATATTGTTGTTATAAATAAACCCAGAGGTATGGTAGTTTACCCGGCTCCGGGAAACTATTCAGGCACACTCATTAATGCTCTTCTTAATCATACCAAGGATTTGTCTGCCCGTGGAGGCACAATGCGGCCGGGAATAGTACACAGGTTGGATAAAGATACTTCCGGAGTAATCGTTGTGGCAAAAAATGATACTGCGCATATAAATCTTTCGAAACAACTCAAGAGTCGAGAAGTTAAAAAGGTTTATCAAACTTTAGTGTGGGGCAAGGTTCAGGAAGATAAAGCTACAATAAATGCTCCGATCGGAAGACACCCTATAAAACGAAAAGAAATGGCAGTTACTACAAAAAATTCAAAAGAAGCTATTACGCATTTTAAAGTGTTAGAGAGATTTGATGAATTTACTTTTCTTGAAGTAGCTATTGAAACCGGTCGGACGCACCAAATAAGGGTTCATATGAAATTTATCGGTCATCCGATTGTCGGTGACCCTATTTATTCAAGGAAAAAAGTCCCCTTTGAAATAAAGGGGCAAGCACTTCATGCGTATAAACTTGGCTTTTGCCATCCCAGCAATAATCAGTATATGGAATTTGAAGCACCACTGCCAGATGATATGAGTCTTATATTGAATATATTAAGAAACAGGAAAGTAAATAAATAG
- the lspA gene encoding signal peptidase II: MYIILSIVILAADMVTKYFVQRKMEPYDSIPVIKNIFHITYVQNTGAAFSILKGKIFFFAAVSVIITLIIIFIMIKYPIKEKILGIAMAMVLGGAVGNLIDRLRYGYVVDFLDFRIWPVFNIADCAIVVGTLILAYLITFRAEPGSLQSKNRR; this comes from the coding sequence TTGTATATTATTTTGAGTATAGTTATTTTGGCAGCTGATATGGTAACGAAATATTTTGTACAACGAAAAATGGAACCATATGATTCAATTCCTGTTATAAAAAATATTTTCCACATAACTTATGTACAAAATACAGGTGCAGCTTTTAGTATTTTAAAAGGCAAGATATTTTTCTTTGCTGCGGTTTCAGTTATTATTACATTAATAATTATATTTATAATGATTAAATATCCAATCAAAGAAAAAATTCTCGGAATAGCTATGGCTATGGTTCTTGGCGGAGCTGTAGGGAATCTCATCGACAGGTTAAGATATGGTTACGTAGTTGATTTTTTAGATTTTAGGATTTGGCCGGTTTTTAATATAGCAGATTGTGCTATAGTTGTAGGTACTTTAATTTTGGCATATCTTATAACTTTTCGTGCAGAGCCGGGAAGCTTGCAGAGCAAAAATAGGAGGTAA
- a CDS encoding TraR/DksA C4-type zinc finger protein, translating to MRLNYFKSELEKLKNELEKQIDNLTKYSNESLKESVGELSGYDNHPADLGAETFEREKDQGLKGNAKLLLMKVNHALDRISNGTYGRCERCGKIIEEERLKALPYTTFCVDCKKSEEKPGDHSKRPIEEEVLNFPFVRSFLDGTGEIEYDGEDAWQDVARYGTSDGPQDVPNEAAYYNETYVDSDEKRGIVERIDSIIDEEDPDEDDKNEFGK from the coding sequence TTGCGCCTAAACTATTTTAAGAGCGAACTCGAAAAGCTTAAAAACGAACTAGAGAAACAAATAGACAACTTGACAAAGTACAGCAATGAGTCATTAAAAGAGTCTGTAGGTGAACTTTCAGGGTATGATAATCATCCTGCAGATTTAGGTGCCGAAACATTTGAACGGGAAAAAGATCAAGGTTTAAAAGGAAATGCAAAGCTCTTATTAATGAAGGTCAATCATGCATTGGATAGAATTAGTAACGGAACTTATGGGAGATGCGAAAGATGCGGAAAAATAATTGAAGAAGAGAGGTTAAAAGCCTTACCTTATACGACCTTTTGCGTAGACTGTAAAAAGTCGGAAGAAAAGCCTGGTGACCATAGTAAACGACCTATTGAAGAAGAAGTACTCAATTTTCCTTTCGTCAGAAGTTTTCTTGATGGCACCGGTGAAATAGAGTATGATGGTGAAGATGCATGGCAAGATGTAGCAAGATATGGTACATCTGATGGCCCTCAAGATGTACCTAACGAGGCGGCTTACTATAATGAAACATATGTTGATAGCGATGAAAAGAGAGGTATAGTAGAGAGGATCGATAGTATTATAGATGAAGAAGACCCTGATGAAGATGATAAAAATGAATTTGGGAAATAG
- a CDS encoding DUF5665 domain-containing protein, which produces MSDKNEKIFEDLSQKIDELSIRIEKLNLAEYLEILRDPKKVLYVNFLGGIARGFGMAVGFTLLGAFVIYILQRMVILKLPIIGTFIADIVEIVQKQISIR; this is translated from the coding sequence ATGAGTGATAAGAATGAAAAGATTTTTGAGGATTTAAGTCAAAAAATCGATGAGCTTTCAATAAGAATAGAAAAACTCAACTTGGCGGAATATTTGGAAATTTTAAGAGATCCAAAAAAAGTGCTCTACGTTAATTTCTTAGGTGGTATTGCTAGGGGTTTCGGCATGGCCGTAGGATTCACCCTTTTGGGTGCTTTTGTTATCTATATACTTCAACGCATGGTAATTTTGAAATTACCAATTATAGGAACATTTATTGCAGATATAGTAGAGATTGTCCAGAAACAAATTTCTATACGATAA
- a CDS encoding DivIVA domain-containing protein, giving the protein MDISPLEIQKKEFSKSMRGYNKEEVDEFLERLTENYEKIYKENKDLKEQIEFLEGKIQSYKEIEATLKNTLVLAEKTAEEVKINAQKEREIILKQASMQADKILRRAEEKTNQINNQNEELIRQFYLYKTRFKNFLQSQLDYLDCLKLDIFSNNVSDLRVSISDAAAADDKGDEQAFTAEVSAEETLSEETPDERSNIGEISLLKEE; this is encoded by the coding sequence GTGGATATTTCACCGTTGGAAATTCAAAAAAAAGAATTCAGTAAATCTATGAGAGGCTATAACAAGGAAGAAGTGGACGAGTTTCTAGAAAGGTTAACAGAGAATTACGAGAAAATATATAAGGAAAATAAAGATTTAAAAGAACAAATTGAATTTTTAGAGGGAAAAATACAAAGCTATAAAGAAATTGAAGCTACATTAAAAAACACCCTTGTTTTAGCCGAAAAAACTGCTGAAGAGGTTAAGATAAATGCACAGAAAGAAAGGGAAATAATATTAAAGCAGGCATCTATGCAAGCGGATAAAATATTACGGCGTGCTGAGGAAAAAACTAATCAAATAAATAATCAAAACGAAGAATTAATAAGGCAGTTTTATTTATACAAAACGAGATTTAAGAATTTTCTCCAATCTCAATTGGATTACCTAGACTGCCTGAAGCTGGATATATTTAGTAATAATGTTTCGGATTTGAGGGTATCTATCTCGGACGCTGCGGCTGCTGATGACAAGGGCGATGAGCAAGCATTTACTGCAGAAGTATCAGCTGAAGAAACATTAAGCGAAGAAACACCTGATGAGAGAAGTAATATAGGTGAGATAAGCCTTTTAAAAGAAGAATAG
- a CDS encoding YggT family protein, whose translation MFFQFLYFMITIRIVLSFFPNPINSNIYRVIYQITEPILFPFRSFLEKFIPRGPGYYLDFSPILALLFLDVLRGIIIRLLLAILW comes from the coding sequence ATGTTCTTTCAGTTTCTCTATTTTATGATTACGATACGGATTGTTTTATCATTTTTCCCAAATCCGATTAATTCAAATATTTATAGAGTTATTTATCAAATTACGGAGCCTATTCTGTTTCCGTTCAGATCTTTTTTAGAAAAATTTATACCTAGGGGTCCTGGCTACTATCTAGATTTTTCGCCTATATTAGCCTTGCTTTTTCTGGATGTTTTACGAGGAATTATCATCAGATTATTGTTAGCGATTCTTTGGTAA
- a CDS encoding cell division protein SepF: MNTKTFFEKVLYFLGIQDEMPEEPEKENYEPYIVRPEQKPASRVINIHQTSKNKMVIFKPSSFEEVREITDEVKNRRAAIVNLEKLDKENAKRILDFMAGSIYALNGTARKIGSGIFVFAPDNIDVSGVDMEEYNLEKSSLISK; this comes from the coding sequence ATGAACACAAAAACGTTTTTTGAAAAAGTGTTGTATTTTTTGGGCATCCAAGATGAAATGCCTGAAGAACCGGAAAAAGAAAATTATGAGCCTTATATTGTAAGGCCTGAGCAAAAACCTGCAAGTCGAGTCATTAATATTCATCAAACAAGTAAGAATAAAATGGTAATATTTAAACCCAGTTCATTTGAAGAAGTTCGTGAAATAACTGACGAAGTAAAGAATCGAAGAGCAGCTATAGTGAATTTAGAAAAACTAGATAAGGAAAACGCAAAGCGAATATTGGATTTTATGGCGGGTAGTATTTACGCACTAAACGGAACTGCGAGGAAAATAGGCTCAGGAATATTTGTTTTTGCACCAGACAATATAGATGTTTCCGGAGTTGATATGGAAGAATACAACTTGGAAAAATCATCTCTAATTTCAAAATGA
- a CDS encoding YggS family pyridoxal phosphate-dependent enzyme: MSLLEENIANIKSRIKFAAERAGRNPENIDIVAVTKTIPPEIIQKAVDSGLVLLGENRVQEARDKKELVNGNVQWHLIGHLQRNKVKMALGLFSMIQSIDSLPLAEEIQKRAEQIQQTVDVLVQVNIGREKTKYGVDPDNTKSFIEKIALFPNLRVRGLMAIAPFKQNPEDVRPYFRQLREIFKNIKQTHIDNVNMEYLSMGMSNDFEVAVEEGANMVRIGTGIFGVREK; this comes from the coding sequence ATGTCTTTATTAGAAGAAAATATTGCAAACATCAAATCAAGAATAAAATTTGCTGCAGAGCGAGCGGGTAGAAACCCTGAAAATATTGATATAGTAGCAGTTACAAAAACAATTCCACCTGAAATTATTCAAAAAGCGGTTGACAGCGGTCTTGTTTTATTAGGTGAAAACAGAGTTCAGGAAGCCCGCGATAAAAAGGAATTGGTAAATGGAAATGTTCAATGGCATTTAATAGGTCATTTACAAAGAAATAAAGTGAAGATGGCGCTTGGCTTATTTTCTATGATTCAGTCAATCGATAGTTTGCCACTGGCTGAAGAAATACAAAAAAGAGCCGAGCAGATACAACAAACAGTCGATGTCCTGGTTCAAGTAAATATTGGCAGAGAAAAAACAAAGTATGGAGTAGATCCGGATAATACTAAAAGCTTTATAGAAAAGATTGCCTTATTTCCAAATTTAAGGGTTAGAGGTTTAATGGCAATAGCTCCTTTTAAGCAAAATCCAGAAGATGTAAGGCCGTATTTTCGGCAATTAAGAGAAATTTTTAAAAATATAAAGCAAACACATATTGATAATGTAAATATGGAATATTTATCTATGGGAATGAGCAATGATTTTGAAGTGGCTGTTGAAGAAGGGGCAAATATGGTTAGGATTGGGACCGGTATTTTTGGGGTTAGGGAAAAATAA
- a CDS encoding HlyD family efflux transporter periplasmic adaptor subunit — MHQNSNKKVIYLKPKKSFFLRVRSILILFFIGIIIFAAYHFLHIKTYVVSKGTIDKGFFSDAVIIKNEKVLLSPTNGKLELLVDSGERVRVGAPVFRVTTDARKKEIYLQEITEIEDKIKSLKDSEDTSSISLNLINKSIEDITQKLKDATDISDSGKAKLLEDELTRLREEKQEKIDSNKANIDVLQEQLEKLKNVLNESDTVVYAPIAGIVSLNIDGFEDLLVADTLGELTYSQLQAVSDDSSDRDLSAIIKTNQAVVKIIDNFTWYLALKLEHQMEEGRSYYIKLLDGNDGNEKIKAKLINISEDGSIGFFLVNTGLDSLLDSRKIKVFVVTGTYTGNIIPSTGLFFNEGKEGVYIIEQGKKQFKPIEITARNENNIIINGLKPGDKILLKK, encoded by the coding sequence ATGCATCAGAATTCTAATAAAAAGGTGATATATTTAAAGCCTAAAAAATCGTTTTTTTTAAGAGTGCGTTCTATCCTGATTTTATTTTTTATTGGAATCATAATTTTTGCTGCCTATCATTTTTTACATATAAAAACATATGTAGTGTCAAAAGGAACGATTGATAAAGGTTTTTTTTCTGATGCTGTTATTATAAAAAATGAAAAAGTGCTTTTATCGCCGACAAATGGCAAATTGGAATTGCTAGTAGATTCGGGCGAAAGAGTTAGGGTAGGTGCGCCGGTTTTTAGAGTTACTACAGATGCCAGAAAAAAAGAGATTTATCTGCAAGAAATAACTGAAATTGAAGATAAAATAAAATCCTTAAAAGATAGTGAGGATACTTCATCGATATCTTTAAATCTAATTAACAAATCCATCGAAGATATTACCCAAAAACTAAAAGATGCCACAGATATTAGTGATTCCGGCAAGGCGAAATTACTGGAAGATGAGCTGACCAGACTAAGAGAAGAAAAACAGGAAAAAATTGATTCCAATAAAGCTAATATAGATGTCTTACAAGAACAATTGGAGAAGTTAAAAAATGTATTAAATGAATCTGACACGGTAGTTTATGCTCCCATTGCAGGGATAGTAAGCCTAAATATAGATGGTTTTGAAGACTTGCTGGTTGCTGATACGCTTGGAGAACTTACCTATTCTCAATTGCAAGCTGTAAGCGATGATTCAAGTGATAGGGATTTATCAGCAATCATCAAAACAAACCAAGCCGTAGTCAAAATAATAGATAATTTCACTTGGTATTTAGCACTTAAGCTAGAACATCAAATGGAGGAAGGAAGAAGTTACTATATAAAATTGCTCGATGGTAATGATGGCAATGAAAAAATAAAAGCAAAGCTGATAAATATTAGCGAAGACGGGTCTATAGGCTTTTTTTTAGTTAATACAGGCTTAGATAGTCTTCTAGACTCGAGGAAAATAAAAGTATTTGTTGTTACCGGAACTTATACGGGTAACATAATACCTTCAACTGGTTTGTTTTTTAATGAAGGAAAGGAAGGGGTATATATAATAGAACAAGGTAAAAAACAATTTAAACCTATAGAAATCACAGCTCGCAATGAAAATAATATAATTATAAATGGATTAAAACCAGGAGATAAAATTTTACTAAAAAAATAA
- the thrB gene encoding homoserine kinase: protein MVRVKIPATTANFGPGFDCLGASLGLYNYIDMEFSDAPKVYVKGEGVEEIPLDKTNLVYQAAAKVLKRANVNKDLKIVLENHIPLARGLGSSAACIVGGLMAANHLIGDIFENSELLKIATEMEGHPDNVVPAAFGGFCLSMIYENKIIYKTFPMPFWLKFVVCIPDFELKTEDARKILPEEINFKDAVFNISRTAMLVAAMAQGDLSNMDIFCQDRLHQPFRSQLIPGMEKILATVREKGAFAGFLSGSGPTVVCLTLRERADALGEHMVDIFSRAGIKSCYKVLSSDSEGVKFL, encoded by the coding sequence ATGGTAAGAGTTAAGATTCCGGCTACGACAGCAAATTTTGGTCCGGGTTTTGACTGCCTCGGCGCATCACTTGGACTATATAACTATATTGATATGGAATTTTCAGATGCTCCCAAAGTCTATGTAAAAGGAGAAGGAGTTGAAGAAATCCCATTAGATAAAACCAACTTAGTTTATCAGGCGGCAGCTAAAGTTCTAAAACGTGCAAATGTAAACAAGGATTTAAAAATAGTTTTAGAAAACCATATTCCTCTAGCAAGAGGTCTGGGAAGCAGTGCTGCTTGCATAGTTGGGGGGTTAATGGCGGCTAATCACCTGATAGGAGATATTTTTGAGAACAGTGAACTACTAAAAATTGCAACCGAAATGGAAGGACACCCTGATAACGTAGTGCCTGCAGCATTCGGGGGTTTTTGTCTATCCATGATATATGAAAATAAGATTATTTATAAAACCTTTCCTATGCCATTTTGGTTGAAATTTGTGGTTTGTATACCGGATTTTGAGCTAAAAACAGAGGATGCGAGGAAGATCCTTCCTGAAGAGATAAACTTTAAAGATGCCGTATTTAACATTAGTCGCACGGCAATGCTTGTGGCTGCAATGGCCCAAGGCGACTTATCCAATATGGATATTTTTTGTCAGGACAGGTTGCACCAACCATTTAGGAGCCAATTAATTCCCGGCATGGAAAAGATACTTGCGACAGTAAGGGAAAAGGGTGCTTTTGCCGGTTTTTTAAGCGGATCCGGCCCTACAGTTGTATGCCTAACTTTAAGGGAGAGGGCTGACGCATTAGGTGAACATATGGTAGACATCTTTTCAAGAGCAGGTATAAAATCTTGCTATAAAGTACTATCATCAGATTCGGAAGGGGTAAAATTTTTATAA